Proteins encoded together in one Vitis vinifera cultivar Pinot Noir 40024 chromosome 4, ASM3070453v1 window:
- the LOC100266115 gene encoding uncharacterized protein LOC100266115 isoform X2 yields the protein MTALASVSASAWIPEDDLLLKNAVEAGASLEALAKGAVQFSRRFTVQELKNRWHSLLYDPDISAEASACMVQFEPSASNYSFKSNRSGNCKENVEVLGKRKVESIRRKYHAMRKRIHNVPNADGYMCNGGGCEEHIVLDNEPPVGSYALGDRVLSHFGLQDNVPQDIPHIIGDNLVDFGNCSGFEDRGLPDRNLFNNNDFERKPLSTLDSLNTNLGNVGSEFGGGQHCESPVSDGSASLHQMGFPSPLPRVPLWKTIEDISAPVMPINVNLGDRTVSAEETLTLAAAADGNKPCSSGYAVHSQPTLKDTCVGLNNSTAITDGEFADLSDSLLNFSDENELLFMEADGKDPMDKSCLDNLDSVLLSSPNEVHVDDMANISDPETLISGTSIVIHGSACPAELVVSADPLQSSHSNQEGVHSEVTMPSSTLISNPHSSELQEGVMYCTLNTEDSEIPYNDDNFLPATFASTTQPIFEEACEPAFSSDIQKDSEQAPSLMNKDKNPAPSFKAPQMIGKDRMPEIVPDHQFIGYGNRSELSGDNCLATASRHFNSIPVVPSHHSSAHATPNSVMDGAPGRGVLNVKSREKEAPGTYGEHLFLHAGSGSTKMNFLEPINSLMSDQEESESDDDVPYFSDIEAMILEMDLCPEDQDSYIGSKVSRYQHEDARKVIIRLEQCAQSSMQRAIASQCALAIFYGRHLKHYIKKAEVILGRATNEIDVDIDLSKEGRANKISRRQIRGMRFVFEVNQKSVRRYLANVAKKGQVKSTNFEWSPNGVP from the exons ATGACAGCTCTTGCTTCAGTCTCGGCATCTGCATGGATCCCCGAGGACGACCTCTTGTTGAAGAACGCCGTCGAG GCGGGGGCTTCTTTGGAAGCACTTGCTAAAGGTGCAGTGCAATTCTCTCGCAGATTTACAGTCCAAGAACTAAAAAACCGATGGCATTCTCTCCTCTATGATCCTGATATTTCAGCTGAAGCTTCTGCATGCATGGTTCAGTTTGAACCTTCAGCATCCAATTATTCGTTCAAATCTAACAGATCGGGTAATTGTAAAGAAAATGTAGAGGTtcttggaaaaagaaaagttgaaaGCATTCGTAGAAAGTATCATGCTATGCGGAAGAGGATTCACA ATGTGCCAAATGCTGATGGCTATATGTGCAATGGAGGTGGTTGTGAAGAGCATATAGTTCTTGATAATGAGCCTCCTGTTGGCAGTTATGCGCTGGGAGATCGTGTCTTGAGCCATTTTGGTCTTCAAGATAATGTACCCCAAGATATTCCTCATATTATAGGAGATAATTTAGTTGACTTCGGGAATTGCTCAGGCTTTGAGGACAGAGGGCTTCCAGATAGAAACCTATTCAATAACAATGATTTTGAGAGAAAGCCCTTGTCTACTCTTGATTCACTAAATACAAATTTAGGAAATGTTGGCTCTGAATTCGGAGGAGGACAGCATTGTGAATCACCTGTTTCAGATGGTAGTGCTTCACTTCACCAAATGGGGTTTCCATCACCACTTCCTAGGGTGCCTCTGTGGAAAACAATTGAGGACATTTCAGCACCTGTGATGCCAATCAATGTCAACCTGGGAGATAGAACTGTAAGTGCAGAAGAGACATTGACACttgctgctgctgctgatgGTAATAAACCATGCTCATCAGGGTATGCTGTCCATTCACAGCCAACATTGAAAGACACATGCGTTGGATTAAATAACTCAACTGCTATCACAGATGGTGAGTTTGCAGATCTTTCAGATTCTCTCTTGAACTTCTCAGATGAGAATGAGCTTCTCTTTATGGAGGCTGATGGGAAAGACCCAATGGATAAGTCTTGTTTGGATAATCTTGACTCAGTTCTGTTGAGTTCTCCCAATGAAGTTCATGTTGATGATATGGCCAATATTAGTGACCCTGAGACATTGATTTCAGGTACATCGATTGTAATACATGGCAGTGCATGTCCTGCTGAATTAGTTGTTAGCGCTGACCCGTTACAATCCAGTCACAGCAATCAGGAAGGTGTTCATTCAGAGGTCACTATGCCATCATCTACATTAATTTCAAATCCTCATTCTTCTGAACTGCAGGAAGGGGTTATGTACTGCACATTGAATACTGAGGACAGTGAAATCCCATACAATGATGATAATTTCTTGCCTGCTACATTTGCTTCCACAACACAGCCAATTTTTGAAGAGGCTTGTGAGCCAGCATTCTCCTCTGACATCCAGAAGGACAGTGAACAAGCACCAAGCTTAatgaataaagataaaaatccTGCACCATCTTTCAAGGCTCCCCagatgataggaaaagatagaatGCCAGAAATTGTTCCAGACCACCAATTTATTGGTTATGGAAACAGATCTGAATTGTCTGGTGACAACTGTTTGGCTACAGCTTCCAGACATTTTAACAGCATTCCTGTAGTCCCAAGTCATCATAGTTCAGCACATGCAACTCCAAACTCTGTCATGGATGGAGCTCCTGGGCGAGGGGTTCTAAATGTCAAATCAAGG GAAAAAGAAGCTCCAGGTACATATGGGGAGCATTTATTTTTACATGCAGGATCAGGTTCCACCAAAATGAATTTTCTGGAACCAATAAACTCCTTAATGTCTGATCAAGAGGAATCTGAAAGTGATGATGATGTGCCCTACTTTTCTGACATCGAAGCAATG ATACTTGAGATGGACTTGTGTCCAGAAGATCAGGATTCATATATTGGTAGCAAAG TCTCAAGATATCAACATGAGGATGCTAGGAAGGTGATCATAAGGTTAGAACAGTGTGCTCAATCTTCAATGCAAAGAGCTATTGCATCTCAATGTGCACTTGCCATCTTCTATGGCCGCCATTTGAAGCATTATATTAAAAAGGCTGAG GTAATACTTGGTAGAGCAACAAATGAGATTGATGTTGATATTGACTTGTCAAAGGAAGGGCGTGCTAATAAAATATCTAGACGGCAG
- the LOC100266115 gene encoding uncharacterized protein LOC100266115 isoform X4: MTALASVSASAWIPEDDLLLKNAVEAGASLEALAKGAVQFSRRFTVQELKNRWHSLLYDPDISAEASACMVQFEPSASNYSFKSNRSGNCKENVEVLGKRKVESIRRKYHAMRKRIHNVPNADGYMCNGGGCEEHIVLDNEPPVGSYALGDRVLSHFGLQDNVPQDIPHIIGDNLVDFGNCSGFEDRGLPDRNLFNNNDFERKPLSTLDSLNTNLGNVGSEFGGGQHCESPVSDGSASLHQMGFPSPLPRVPLWKTIEDISAPVMPINVNLGDRTVSAEETLTLAAAADGNKPCSSGYAVHSQPTLKDTCVGLNNSTAITDGTSIVIHGSACPAELVVSADPLQSSHSNQEGVHSEVTMPSSTLISNPHSSELQEGVMYCTLNTEDSEIPYNDDNFLPATFASTTQPIFEEACEPAFSSDIQKDSEQAPSLMNKDKNPAPSFKAPQMIGKDRMPEIVPDHQFIGYGNRSELSGDNCLATASRHFNSIPVVPSHHSSAHATPNSVMDGAPGRGVLNVKSREKEAPGTYGEHLFLHAGSGSTKMNFLEPINSLMSDQEESESDDDVPYFSDIEAMILEMDLCPEDQDSYIGSKVSRYQHEDARKVIIRLEQCAQSSMQRAIASQCALAIFYGRHLKHYIKKAEVILGRATNEIDVDIDLSKEGRANKISRRQIRGMRFVFEVNQKSVRRYLANVAKKGQVKSTNFEWSPNGVP; the protein is encoded by the exons ATGACAGCTCTTGCTTCAGTCTCGGCATCTGCATGGATCCCCGAGGACGACCTCTTGTTGAAGAACGCCGTCGAG GCGGGGGCTTCTTTGGAAGCACTTGCTAAAGGTGCAGTGCAATTCTCTCGCAGATTTACAGTCCAAGAACTAAAAAACCGATGGCATTCTCTCCTCTATGATCCTGATATTTCAGCTGAAGCTTCTGCATGCATGGTTCAGTTTGAACCTTCAGCATCCAATTATTCGTTCAAATCTAACAGATCGGGTAATTGTAAAGAAAATGTAGAGGTtcttggaaaaagaaaagttgaaaGCATTCGTAGAAAGTATCATGCTATGCGGAAGAGGATTCACA ATGTGCCAAATGCTGATGGCTATATGTGCAATGGAGGTGGTTGTGAAGAGCATATAGTTCTTGATAATGAGCCTCCTGTTGGCAGTTATGCGCTGGGAGATCGTGTCTTGAGCCATTTTGGTCTTCAAGATAATGTACCCCAAGATATTCCTCATATTATAGGAGATAATTTAGTTGACTTCGGGAATTGCTCAGGCTTTGAGGACAGAGGGCTTCCAGATAGAAACCTATTCAATAACAATGATTTTGAGAGAAAGCCCTTGTCTACTCTTGATTCACTAAATACAAATTTAGGAAATGTTGGCTCTGAATTCGGAGGAGGACAGCATTGTGAATCACCTGTTTCAGATGGTAGTGCTTCACTTCACCAAATGGGGTTTCCATCACCACTTCCTAGGGTGCCTCTGTGGAAAACAATTGAGGACATTTCAGCACCTGTGATGCCAATCAATGTCAACCTGGGAGATAGAACTGTAAGTGCAGAAGAGACATTGACACttgctgctgctgctgatgGTAATAAACCATGCTCATCAGGGTATGCTGTCCATTCACAGCCAACATTGAAAGACACATGCGTTGGATTAAATAACTCAACTGCTATCACAGATG GTACATCGATTGTAATACATGGCAGTGCATGTCCTGCTGAATTAGTTGTTAGCGCTGACCCGTTACAATCCAGTCACAGCAATCAGGAAGGTGTTCATTCAGAGGTCACTATGCCATCATCTACATTAATTTCAAATCCTCATTCTTCTGAACTGCAGGAAGGGGTTATGTACTGCACATTGAATACTGAGGACAGTGAAATCCCATACAATGATGATAATTTCTTGCCTGCTACATTTGCTTCCACAACACAGCCAATTTTTGAAGAGGCTTGTGAGCCAGCATTCTCCTCTGACATCCAGAAGGACAGTGAACAAGCACCAAGCTTAatgaataaagataaaaatccTGCACCATCTTTCAAGGCTCCCCagatgataggaaaagatagaatGCCAGAAATTGTTCCAGACCACCAATTTATTGGTTATGGAAACAGATCTGAATTGTCTGGTGACAACTGTTTGGCTACAGCTTCCAGACATTTTAACAGCATTCCTGTAGTCCCAAGTCATCATAGTTCAGCACATGCAACTCCAAACTCTGTCATGGATGGAGCTCCTGGGCGAGGGGTTCTAAATGTCAAATCAAGG GAAAAAGAAGCTCCAGGTACATATGGGGAGCATTTATTTTTACATGCAGGATCAGGTTCCACCAAAATGAATTTTCTGGAACCAATAAACTCCTTAATGTCTGATCAAGAGGAATCTGAAAGTGATGATGATGTGCCCTACTTTTCTGACATCGAAGCAATG ATACTTGAGATGGACTTGTGTCCAGAAGATCAGGATTCATATATTGGTAGCAAAG TCTCAAGATATCAACATGAGGATGCTAGGAAGGTGATCATAAGGTTAGAACAGTGTGCTCAATCTTCAATGCAAAGAGCTATTGCATCTCAATGTGCACTTGCCATCTTCTATGGCCGCCATTTGAAGCATTATATTAAAAAGGCTGAG GTAATACTTGGTAGAGCAACAAATGAGATTGATGTTGATATTGACTTGTCAAAGGAAGGGCGTGCTAATAAAATATCTAGACGGCAG